Proteins encoded together in one Porites lutea chromosome 2, jaPorLute2.1, whole genome shotgun sequence window:
- the LOC140927292 gene encoding microfibril-associated glycoprotein 4-like — translation MASRLAVLALLLVFAVLGAWLNYVATARVEGTCGQNNRRITFLTPVGGFYLEGHVFSNHSVELNLDCQDQCALARECVSYNIGPKINNKMACELSNSDHFQHPEDLKPRKLGLDLQRDKGMIYKFNLCASQPCLNNGTCYMGYTEKNYVCACTAGFKGENCEQVYRNCAELYEAGLRTSGVYTIDPDNAGAFDVYCDQKTAGGGWTVFQKRLDGSVDFYRGWDDYKRGLGNLNGEFWLGLENIYRLTKEQSRLRVDLEDFENQTAYAEYDSFGIGDEQSKYKLGRLGQYAGTAGDSLAAWHHNMSFSTKDQDNDQDPSGSCAISFEGAWWYNKCHASNLNGRSLNGNHSSYANGVNWGGWKGHHYSAKRAEMKPNQ, via the exons GAACCTGCGGACAAAACAACCGACGCATCACATTTCTGACACCAGTCGGAGGGTTTTACCTTGAAGGACACGTGTTTTCAAATCATTCTGTGGAACTAAACCTAGACTGCCAAGACCAATGCGCCCTTGCGAGGGAATGTGTTTCATATAATATTGGTCCAAAGATCAATAACAAGATGGCCTGTGAACTCAGTAATTCAGATCACTTTCAGCACCCAGAAGATCTCAAACCAAGAAAGCTAGGACTGGATCTACAGAGGGACAAAGGTATGATCTATAAATTT AATCTTTGTGCCAGTCAGCCTTGCCTGAACAACGGAACGTGCTACATGGGATATACCGAGAAAAACTACGTTTGCGCTTGCACAGCTGGTTTCAAAGGTGAAAACTGCGAACAGG TTTACagaaattgtgctgagctctaTGAAGCCGGTTTGCGAACTAGTGGTGTCTACACTATCGACCCTGATAATGCTGGAGCCTTTGATGTGTACTGTGACCAAAAAACAGCCGGTGGGGGATGGACTGTGTTCCAAAAGAGACTGGACGGCTCGGTTGATTTTTATCGTGGCTGGGACGATTACAAACGAGGCTTGGGAAATCTGAATGGTGAATTTTGGCTCGGACTAGAAAACATTTACCGACTGACAAAAGAACAAAGTAGGCTTCGGGTAGACCTGGAAGACTTCGAAAACCAAACAGCTTACGCTGAATACGACTCCTTCGGTATTGGTGATGAACAGAGCAAGTACAAGCTGGGACGTCTCGGACAATACGCTG GAACTGCTGGTGACTCTCTTGCCGCATGGCATCATAATATGTCATTCTCCACCAAAGATCAAGACAATGACCAAGATCCTAGCGGTAGCTGTGCCATTTCGTTTGAGGGAGCCTGGTGGTACAATAAATGTCATGCCTCCAACTTAAATGGTCGCTCTCTTAATGGGAATCACTCCTCTTATGCCAACGGTGTAAACTGGGGTGGTTGGAAAGGCCATCATTACTCCGCCAAACGGGCTGAAATGAAACCAAACCAGTAG